cagagaggagagggagtgagGGCAGTGGCTGCTCCTGTCCTCTGCCACCCCTGCCCACTCACTGTCCAGGGGGCTTCAACACAACCGAGGGGACAGGTGTGTGGGGGGTCAGGTCTGatagggagaagagaggagcaggAGAAACAAATCGTTAAAACCTAGTGAATTCCCCTAAGAAAacatttcttcctccttcccttctggaGGCTCCTTGGTTGGTGTGGGAAGTAGTGAGGAGTTggtgaggagagaggggaagaggagatGGTGTCAAGGAACTTTcctccattctcccctctcctccccaccaactTGGAGCtcaccagggctgggagggaagtGGCTGAGAGCTCACGGGCACCCCCTCGGCACCCGAGAGGGAGCCCACAGCTGTGGGAGGGGCTGCCActgctgccgccgctgctgctgctgctgccgccgctgctgccaTTGGACACACTTCACCTGTACCTGGTGGGTGCGGGGGTCCCCCTCAGCAGGTGGGCTGTGGCTGGGGGGCGTCTCCTGGGACAGGGGGGCGGCCCCCCCCAGATGGGTCTGCATGTGGCCGGCCAGCTGGGCAGGGGTCTTGCAGTGCACGCTGCACAGCTTGCACAAGATGCGGTCAGCCCGCGGGGCCTGGAGCCCATGGTCCTTCACCGCGTGGATGCGCAGGTATGCTGCCGTGGTGAAGCCTTTGTTGCAGAGCTCACAGACATGGTGAGGGCCCTGGCTGTGCACCTTCATGTGGTCCGAAATATAAGCCGAGCTCAACATCTTGCCACACACATGACATGGCACCTTCTCCTCGTGTCGTACTGTGTGGGCCCGCAGTCGATCCTTCGTAGCAAAAGCTGCCTCACATTTCTCACATTTGAAGGGCCGTTCTGTTGAGTGCACTTGTCTGACGTGACTGTTGAGGTGACCCGGCCTGGAGAAGCTCTTGCCACAGTGGGAGCAGTTGTAGGGCTTGTGCACAGCGCCGTCATGTGAGCGCACGTGGTAGCTCATGCGGTCCTTGCGCTTGAAGCGCTGCTGGCACACCGGGCACTGGTAGGGCTTCACGTCCGAATGCGACAGCTTATGTCGGTTCAGGTGGTAGACGTCGCGGAAGGCCTTGCCGCACATCTCGCAGGCGTGGTTCTTCCGGATGCACTTTCCCGAGGCGGTCGTGGTCACCACGCCACCGGCGGCCACTGCGGCCGCTCCGCCGCCGGCACccgcttctccccctcccccgccggcTCCACTCAGCTGGGGCACGCTCAGGAGGCTCAGGGGCACCATTGTGGGCATCTTCATAGCACCCGAGGGGACCCGGCCGGCTTTGGCTCCTGTGTGGATGGCCTCGTGCCTCCGGAGATTGTAGCCGTTCTTGAACTCCTTGGCGCACAGGGCGCAAATGTAGGGCCCCTTGCTCTTTGTCTTCTTCTCCAAGGCAGATGCAACCGGGGCCACGGCGACCGTCGAAGTTGGGGCTACGACGGCGGTGGCCGCGGCTGCGGCGATGGTGGAGGCAGAAACTGGGGGCGCGGCCTCCGCGGCGGGCGCCGACACCGGCGGGGGCGGCGGAGGGGGCGCCGGGGGCTGCTTCAGAGCCGCTGTGTCCACAGTGGAGGCGGCGGCCGGGGGCGCAGCAGcaacggcggcggcggcggcagcagcggcggccgCAGCCGCGGCCGCGGCGGACACCTGGGCGGCGGCGAGAAccgggagcaagtccacctggaGGGGCTTGGCCGCCGGGGCCTGGGGCGTGGGTGGGGGCGCCGGCGCGGCCTGGAATGGACTCTGGGCGCAGCCCAGGGAGGCAAAGAAGCGGGACTGGAGCTCAGCCCCGACCTGCAGGGGGTTCTGGGAGTGACCCTGAGGTGGCGGGAAGTTCATGAGGCCGCCCACTCCCCGGGAGTCCAGGCCCAGCACGGGGAAGTGGGGGGCCAGCAGCGTGCAAGGGAACACGGGGAACATGGCCTCGGCCACGGCGGGGCCCCCGGGACTCAGCGGGGGCCGGGGACGcgggcccgggcggcggcggctgcggcggcctGGTGAATGTTAATAGGTATAATcacaacaaacattctttggGGTcgtaaataatttttaagagcgTGAAAGGCTCCTGAGACCAACCTGTTTGAAAACAGCTGTACTGGAGAATATGctccaggagaaaatcaaaggGCCTGGAAAGCGGGACTCCAGCACAAGGAAGACGAGAGTGAAGCCCATGGCGACAGCTTCACTAGTTTTCTCTTGtgatgtaacaaattaccacaaatgcagcagcttaaaacaacacaagtttATTACCTCACAGCTCAGGCACAGCACAGTTTACCTGGTTCTTTGCTGAGAGTCTCACAAAGTCAAAATCAAGACGTGAGAGGGCGCACTCCTTTCTGGAGGCCCTAGGGATGATTCTGCTTCCAACCTGATtgaggttgttggcagaattctgtTCCTCTGGTTGTGGGACTGAGGTCCCTGACTCCTTGGGCTTGGTGTCAGCGTCTAGGCTACCCCCAGAAGTTCAAGTCCTTCTCATTCTTCAAATCTCCCTGTCCTCCCCTTCGGCCTCATCTTTCCTGTCATATCTCTCTGACCaactttctgcctccctcttctgctTTAAGGGCACATATGGTTACACTGGGCCCACAAGGTGATCTCCCTATTTTGAGGTCAGCTCATTAGTGACCGTAATAGCATCTGCAAAGTCCCCCACGGTAGTACCATGACTGAGTATTTGCTTGAATAAATAGTAGATTGGCATCTTGGGGAACATCTTTACAATTCTGTCTAccacaacagaaaaagaaaatttccagaTGACAGCAGTAGCTGGACTAGGGCCCAAGCAGTCCAGATTGCAGCCAGCAGACagaggaaaattaaattaaattaaattaaattaaattcaaaagttaaaataacaaaata
The genomic region above belongs to Vicugna pacos chromosome 15, VicPac4, whole genome shotgun sequence and contains:
- the LOC140685642 gene encoding LOW QUALITY PROTEIN: myc-associated zinc finger protein-like (The sequence of the model RefSeq protein was modified relative to this genomic sequence to represent the inferred CDS: inserted 1 base in 1 codon); amino-acid sequence: MFPVFPCTLLAPHFPVLGLDSRGVGGLMNFPPPQGHSQNPLQVGAELQSRFFASLGCAQSPFQAAPAPPPTPQAPAAKPLQVDLLPVLAAAQVSAAAAAAAAAAAAAAAVAAAPPAAASTVDTAALKQPPAPPPPPPPVSAPAAEAAPPVSASTIAAAAATAVVAPTSTVAVAPVASALEKKTKSKGPYICALCAKEFKNGYNLRRHEAIHTGAKAGRVPSGAMKMPTMVPLSLLSVPQLSGAGGGGGEAGAGGGAAAVAAGGVVTTTASGKCIRKNHACEMCGKAFRDVYHLNRHKLSHSDVKPYQCPVCQQRFKRKDRMSYHVRSHDGAVHKPYNCSHCGKSFSRPGHLNSHVRQVHSTERPFKCEKCEAAFATKDRLRAHTVRHEEKVPCHVCGKMLSSAYISDHMKVHSQGPHHVCELCNKGFTTAAYLRIHAVKDHGLQAPRADRILCKLCSVHCKTPAQLAGHMQTHLGGAXPPVPGDAPQPQPTC